Part of the Leptospira noumeaensis genome, TTGTCAAATTTAGATACAATATAACTAGTGTTAGTGGCAATATTCCCAGTTCCAACTCCATTTACAGTAGCATTTGCATTGTTCACAAAGTTAACATAATCAGATTGGTTTTGCATCTGACCTGCTTGTTGGTAAAGGTTTGTCCACTGGGTCATCCCATCATTACGTTCTTTCTCCATAGCGGCAAGCCATGCTGTTTTTTCTTTCTCAAGATTTGTGAGAGACTGCACATACTGAGCCTCTGCATCTGCCTCTAGTTGGCTTGCTTCTGCCTGCCAAGCAGTATAGAAATCGTTATAACTTTTTACTTGTGTTTCCCAGTTAGAGATAGCTGGAGAAATTTGATCGGTAAACAAACTGAGTTGGTTCCCGAGGGAACTTGTAGTTCCATTCCAATGAGTAGCAAGTGCTTCTTGGTTTTTATC contains:
- a CDS encoding TIGR04388 family protein encodes the protein DKNQEALATHWNGTTSSLGNQLSLFTDQISPAISNWETQVKSYNDFYTAWQAEASQLEADAEAQYVQSLTNLEKEKTAWLAAMEKERNDGMTQWTNLYQQAGQMQNQSDYVNFVNNANATVNGVGTGNIATNTSYIVSKFD